DNA from Geobacillus vulcani PSS1:
CGGATTTTATTGGCGTGCAGTTCTGGAATGTCGACAAGCTTGCTAGTGACGAAAATGCAGGAGTATGCCAAATCCGTCGGTGAGGAGGCAGAGATTTGGGCGGTCGGTCAAGATCAGGCAAAAAAAGAGATGGCCAAAGCCGATGTCGTCCTTATTGGTCCACAAATGAGCTTTTTGAAAGGGGAATTGCAAAAAGAAGCGCAAAAATACGGCATTCCAGTCGATGTCATTGACATGGTGGCTTATGGGATGGCGGATGGCAAAAAAGTGTATGAGCAGGCATTAAAATTGATGGGGGACAAGTAAGATGGAAAAAATCGATGTCAATCAACTCACCAATGAACAAGTCGCTTTCCAGTTGATTTTGCATAGCGGCAATGCCCGCAGCAAAATCGTCCAAGCCATCCGTGAATACCGGACCGGACAGGTCGGAGAAGCGGAGCGGCTGATTCAAGAAGCAGAGCAAGACTTAAGCATCGCCCATGATGTCCATTTCCAACTTATTCAAAAAGAGGCCAGCGGCGAGCAAACAAATATTACGTTGCTTCTCATGCATGCCGAAGATCACGTCATGTCGACGCTGGCGATGAAAGAAGTTGTCAAAGAAATGCTCGCACTGTTGAAGGAACGAAACGTATAAAAGGAGGATGGCAGCATGAACCAAGCATTATTCGAAAAATTAAGCAAAGTTCTCGTTCCGATCGCTGGAAAGTTGAACAATAGCCGTTATTTGCAAGTGTTGCGCGATGCGTTTATGTTGGCGTTTCCGTTGACGATTTTCGGTTCAATCGCGGTCGTCATCGCCAACTTGCCGTTTTTGGACAAGGTGATGAGTGAAAACAGCCTCAATGCGCTTAAAGAGATGCTCGGTGTTGCCCCAAATGCAACAATGGGTGTAATGACGATTTTCGTCGTGTTTGGTATTGGCTATTATTTGTCGAAAAGTTATGAAGTCGAAGGGGTTTTTGGCGGTGCGATCGCGTTAGCTTCTTTTCTCTTGTTGACGCCATTCGTTTTGCAGGTTGAGGGGAAAGAAGCTGTGCAAGGAGTCATCCCGCTCGACCGCCTAGGAGCGAAAGGGATGTTTCTTGGCATGGTTACCGCATTTACTGCTGGTGAAATTTACCGGAAGGTTGTGCAAAAAAATATTACAATCAAAATGCCAGCCGGGGTGCCGCCGGCGGTTGCGAAGTCGTTTGCCGCGTTGATTCCAGCCGTGGTCACCCTGACCTTCTTCCTCGTCGTCAATATCATTGTAACACAAATTTTTAAGACAAACATGCATGATGTCATTTACAATGCAGTGCAAGCACCGCTTGTCGGGCTGGGAAGCGGCATTATTCCAACGCTGATCGCGATTTTTGTCACGCAAATTTTGTGGTTTTTCGGGCTACACGGGCAAATCATCATTAACTCGGTGATGGATCCGATTTGGAACACACTGTCGCTCGAAAACTTAAATGCGTATACAAAAGCGGGGGAAGTTCCGCATGTCGTCAGCAAACAGTTTATTGAAATTTACACGGTCGGCATGGGCGGAACGGGAATGACGCTTGCTGTCATTTTCGCCATCTTGCTCTTTATGAAGAGCAAGCAAATGAAGCAGGTGGCTAAGCTCGGGCTCGGACCCGGAATCTTTAACGTCAATGAACCGATTATTTTCGGTTTGCCGGTCGTGATGAATCCGCTCGTCATCGTCCCGTGGATTTTGGCGCCGATGGTCGTCACGTTGGTGACCTATTTGGCAATGTCCTCAGGCCTTGTACCGCCGCCTAACGGCGTAGCGGTGCCATGGACGGTGCCGATTTTCATCAACGGCATTATGGCGACGAACTCGCTGGCCGGCGGATTGCTGCAAGTGGTCAATTTCCTGATTGTGCTTGTCATTTGGTTTCCATTCTTAAAGTTCATTGACCGGATGAACTTGCAAAAAGAGCGGGAAGAGGGGCAAGACGCTGCGAAAAGTGCATCATAACGATACAGCAAATGAGGTGAATCGCGATGGAACAACGATCAAAGCAACCAATCACCTATCGCTTTCCTGCCGGATTTTGGTGGGGAAGTGCGACATCCGCGACGCAAATCGAAGGAGCGGCAAACGAAGGGGGGAAAGGGAAGAACATTTGGGATCATTGGTATGAACAAGAGCCTCACCGCTTTTTTCAAGGCGTCGGCCCGGAGGTGGCATCTGATTTTTATCATCGCTACAAAGAGGACATTGCGTTAATGAAGGAGATCGGCCATAATTCATTCCGGTTTTCAATTTCATGGTCGCGTTTGATTCCAGATGGGGTTGGTGAGGTCAACCCGGAGGCGGTGCGGTTTTACAATGCGGTCATCGATGAATTGCTGGCGAACGGGATTGAACCGTTTGTGAATTTATACCATTTTGATATGCCGCTGGTGATGCAAACCATTGGAGGATGGGAAAATCGTGAAGTGGTCGATGCTTATGCCCGCTATGCTAGCCTTTGTTTTCAACTGTTTGGCGATCGGGTGAAAACATGGTTTACGCACAATGAGCCGATTGTTCCTGTAGAAGGCGGGTATTTGTACGATTTCCACTATCCGAATGTGGTTGACTTCCGCCGTGCCGTGCAGGTGGCTTACCATACGATGATTGCCCATGCCAAAGCGGTTGCCGCCTTCCGCAGGGCGGCGATACCGGATGGAAAGATCGGCATCATTTTGAATTTAACGCCATCTTATCCGCGCAGCCAACATCCGGCTGATGTGAAAGCGGCGCATATCGCTGATTTGTTGTTTAACCGCAGTTTCTTGGATCCTGCGGTAAAAGGAGAATACCCGCAAGATTTAATCGAGCTGTTGGCTGAATACGGCTTTTTGCCCGTGACGAAAGCTAACGATCGCGAACTTATCAAAGAAAATACGATCGATTTGCTTGGCATCAACTACTATCAACCGCGCCGCGTCAAGGCGAAAGAAAATATGCCAAATCCGGACGCCCCGTTTTTGCCTGAACGGTTTTTCGATTACTATGCCATGCCGGGGCGGAAAATGAACCCGTATCGTGGTTGGGAAATTTATGAAAAAGGCATTTATGATATTTTAATCAATATCAAGGAAAACTATGGAAACATTGAGTGCTTTATTTCCGAAAACGGCATGGGCGTTGAAGGAGAAGAACGGTTCCGTGATGAAAGCGGCATGATTCATGACGACTACCGGATTGAATTCATTCGCGAGCATTTAAAATGGGTGCATCGCGCGATTGAAGAAGGAGTCAATGTGAAAGGCTACCATCTTTGGACGTTTATGGACAATTGGTCGTGGACCAATGCCTATAAAAATCGGTATGGGCTCGTGGCAGTCGACTTGGAGAACGGTTTGAAACGAACGATTAAAAAAAGCGGTTATTGGTTTAAATCGTTGGCAGAAAACAACGGATTTTAAACGGAAAGCAAGGCGTCCTGGGCAGCGGGGCGCTTTTTGTCGGTTGGGAGAACGGAGCGGCAAAGCAAAAGCGGTGAAGGAGAAAGCCGCATTGGCTATTGTGCAAACAGATGATTGTTCGTACAATGAAAATAGGACAATGACGAGGGATGAAAACGATGCCAAAATATGAGCAAATTTCTAACGAAATACGCAGACGAATTAAAGAGGGAGTGTATTCCCTAGACGAGCCGATTCCTGATGAAATCTCGCTCGCTGAGGAGTTTGGCTGCAGCCGGATGACCGTGAAACGGGCGCTTGATCTGCTTGTGTCCGAAGGGCTGTTGTATCGAAAGCGCGGCCATGGCACGTTTATTGTGAAATCCGCGATGCTTGACGGACTCGTTAACGTCGTCAGCAACGAGACACTCGGTTTGACAGGTGTACTGAAAGGACGCGAGGTAACAAGCAAAATCATTGCGTTCGAAGTGTTGTTTCCGTCCGATGAAGTGGCGGCCCATTTATGCATCGACACGAACACGCCGGTGTACCACTTAATCCGCCTGCGCAATGTGGATGGCGAACCGTACGTCATTGAGCGGACGTATATGCCCGTCCATTTGATCCCGGGGCTCAATGAAACGGTGCTTCATGGCTCGATTTATCGTTACATCACTCACGAACTCGGCTTAACGATTGCAGGGTCGCACCGAAAG
Protein-coding regions in this window:
- the celB gene encoding PTS cellobiose transporter subunit IIC, with protein sequence MNQALFEKLSKVLVPIAGKLNNSRYLQVLRDAFMLAFPLTIFGSIAVVIANLPFLDKVMSENSLNALKEMLGVAPNATMGVMTIFVVFGIGYYLSKSYEVEGVFGGAIALASFLLLTPFVLQVEGKEAVQGVIPLDRLGAKGMFLGMVTAFTAGEIYRKVVQKNITIKMPAGVPPAVAKSFAALIPAVVTLTFFLVVNIIVTQIFKTNMHDVIYNAVQAPLVGLGSGIIPTLIAIFVTQILWFFGLHGQIIINSVMDPIWNTLSLENLNAYTKAGEVPHVVSKQFIEIYTVGMGGTGMTLAVIFAILLFMKSKQMKQVAKLGLGPGIFNVNEPIIFGLPVVMNPLVIVPWILAPMVVTLVTYLAMSSGLVPPPNGVAVPWTVPIFINGIMATNSLAGGLLQVVNFLIVLVIWFPFLKFIDRMNLQKEREEGQDAAKSAS
- a CDS encoding GntR family transcriptional regulator, whose product is MPKYEQISNEIRRRIKEGVYSLDEPIPDEISLAEEFGCSRMTVKRALDLLVSEGLLYRKRGHGTFIVKSAMLDGLVNVVSNETLGLTGVLKGREVTSKIIAFEVLFPSDEVAAHLCIDTNTPVYHLIRLRNVDGEPYVIERTYMPVHLIPGLNETVLHGSIYRYITHELGLTIAGSHRKIRADKPNELDQQYLQCAPDDPVLELEQVGFLNNGEPFEYSFSRHRYDKFVFVTVSTRR
- a CDS encoding glycoside hydrolase family 1 protein, with amino-acid sequence MEQRSKQPITYRFPAGFWWGSATSATQIEGAANEGGKGKNIWDHWYEQEPHRFFQGVGPEVASDFYHRYKEDIALMKEIGHNSFRFSISWSRLIPDGVGEVNPEAVRFYNAVIDELLANGIEPFVNLYHFDMPLVMQTIGGWENREVVDAYARYASLCFQLFGDRVKTWFTHNEPIVPVEGGYLYDFHYPNVVDFRRAVQVAYHTMIAHAKAVAAFRRAAIPDGKIGIILNLTPSYPRSQHPADVKAAHIADLLFNRSFLDPAVKGEYPQDLIELLAEYGFLPVTKANDRELIKENTIDLLGINYYQPRRVKAKENMPNPDAPFLPERFFDYYAMPGRKMNPYRGWEIYEKGIYDILINIKENYGNIECFISENGMGVEGEERFRDESGMIHDDYRIEFIREHLKWVHRAIEEGVNVKGYHLWTFMDNWSWTNAYKNRYGLVAVDLENGLKRTIKKSGYWFKSLAENNGF
- a CDS encoding PTS lactose/cellobiose transporter subunit IIA — translated: MEKIDVNQLTNEQVAFQLILHSGNARSKIVQAIREYRTGQVGEAERLIQEAEQDLSIAHDVHFQLIQKEASGEQTNITLLLMHAEDHVMSTLAMKEVVKEMLALLKERNV
- a CDS encoding PTS sugar transporter subunit IIB — its product is MKRILLACSSGMSTSLLVTKMQEYAKSVGEEAEIWAVGQDQAKKEMAKADVVLIGPQMSFLKGELQKEAQKYGIPVDVIDMVAYGMADGKKVYEQALKLMGDK